A genome region from Bombus terrestris chromosome 10, iyBomTerr1.2, whole genome shotgun sequence includes the following:
- the LOC100649099 gene encoding anther-specific proline-rich protein APG isoform X1, whose protein sequence is MKIILVLSLFLAVSAAIIVDKHEKTKPVASKRHDKRGLVNLEYGVPDHPYGHPEPAPVFEPSLPDVGGHLESVIAPVAPPPPLPVAHAAPAVPVPVPQPIPQPQPFPVAVPQPVPHPVPVAVPQPVPHPVPVAVPVTKHVAVPVPVDRAVPVPVDRPVPVPVAVPVPKPYPVHVEKIVHVDRPVPVPFDRPVHVPVDRPVAVPVPVPKPYPVPYEKVVHVDRPYPVHVAVPYHVPKPYPVPVAVHAHKTHGWFK, encoded by the exons ATGAAGATTATTTTG GTCTTGTCGTTGTTCCTGGCGGTCAGTGCAGCAATTATCGTTGATAAGCACGAGAAGACTAAGCCTGTCGCGTCGAAGAGACACGACAAGAGAGGACTCGTAAATTTGGAATATGGCGTGCCAGATCATCCGTACGGTCATCCTGAACCGGCGCCTGTCTTCGAGCCTTCTCTTCCGGACGTGGGTGGACACTTGGAGTCCGTGATCGCGCCTGTAGCACCTCCGCCACCGCTACCTGTAGCGCACGCAGCTC CCGCAGTTCCAGTACCGGTGCCTCAGCCGATTCCACAGCCGCAACCGTTTCCAGTCGCGGTGCCTCAGCCAGTGCCGCACCCGGTTCCAGTCGCGGTGCCTCAGCCAGTGCCGCATCCGGTTCCAGTCGCAGTTCCCGTGACGAAGCACGTGGCGGTGCCTGTACCGGTCGATCGAGCGGTTCCAGTTCCTGTGGATCGTCCGGTTCCCGTGCCAGTAGCTGTTCCCGTGCCAAAACCGTATCCGGTCCACGTGGAGAAGATCGTGCACGTCGATAGACCAGTACCAGTACCGTTCGATAGGCCGGTTCACGTGCCAGTGGATCGACCAGTGGCCGTCCCTGTTCCAGTACCCAAACCGTATCCGGTTCCGTACGAAAAGGTGGTCCACGTGGACAGGCCCTACCCTGTTCACGTAGCAGTGCCTTACCACGTTCCCAAACCTTATCCAGTACCTGTTGCCGTTCATGCTCACAAGACGCATGGATGGTTCAAGTAA
- the LOC110119144 gene encoding zinc finger and BTB domain-containing protein 17, translating into MLTLEDSECKDFSKTAMGDEETNERRNDGESYEKDKYPISNGEILRTALLSADDDNDDIGSQEDDVSSDLLSIENDSEVTSESTVSDWDDLRADSPLSYVTSVPNNKEFIIITQLESDSALMTKKLNNERSLANKKSKSRHRSKRHNKVLLLRKLIPKHEPIVEIKEEEHSIISTDVDERVPAMEEIDYEESSMDQQNILDSKDNAGWLQSFRPLPLYYTERGKPYLKCPACGAMFFTSNSFQKHLYSHVYKEDDTFVCSFCNYTNTEPGMLFNHLSKHQDQCEFCNENLMRKNNFEKHWDIRASNFTMKRDHRGRFVCTLCKLVFDLLPQLEKHWFKHACKRERTYQCKECSGLYESRETLNNHKCMKCPVCGKVYDSLHRLKAHTMWTKHNLKCPICSYEFILAMDHEKHLALHRQTYSSMKDYEYCLQATDGKTFQCNLCDKIFYALPSLILHLQEDHDIVNVKKEVKDDSNEEQKEESVRDMILRELRNESANYTSGNNNVSLANNKIGLQNAL; encoded by the coding sequence ATGCTAACGCTAGAGGATTCAGAATGCAAAGATTTTTCAAAAACCGCAATGGGAGATGAAGAAACTAACGAGAGGAGAAACGATGGAGAAAGCtatgaaaaagataaatatcCAATATCGAATGGAGAAATATTAAGAACAGCGCTCCTTTCCGCGGACGatgataacgatgacattggaTCTCAAGAAGACGACGTATCCTCTGACCTTTTGTCCATTGAAAATGATTCAGAAGTCACTAGTGAATCCACTGTCAGTGACTGGGATGACTTGAGAGCGGATTCACCTTTGTCATATGTTACTTCTGTACCTAATAATAAAGAGTTTATAATAATAACGCAGTTGGAATCAGACAGTGCATTAATgacaaagaaattaaataatgaacGCTCTTTGGCTAACAAAAAGTCTAAATCTCGACATCGTTCTAAGCGACATAATAAAGTGTTATTGTTGAGAAAATTGATACCGAAGCATGAACCAATAgttgaaataaaagaggaagaaCATTCGATCATTTCTACCGACGTAGACGAACGTGTGCCAGCCATGGAAGAAATAGATTACGAAGAGTCTTCTATGGATCAACAAAATATTCTAGATTCCAAAGATAATGCTGGCTGGTTACAAAGCTTCAGACCTTTACCGTTATATTACACTGAAAGAGGTAAACCTTATTTAAAATGTCCAGCATGTGGTGCAATGTTTTTCACTTCAAACTCATTCCAAAAACATTTATACTCACATGTATACAAGGAAGATGATACTTTTGTATGTTCCTTTTGTAATTACACAAATACAGAGCCTGGCATGTTATTTAATCATCTATCTAAACATCAGGACCAATGTGAGTTTTGTAACGAAAACTTAATgcgtaaaaataatttcgaaaaacATTGGGACATACGAGCATCGAACTTCACTATGAAAAGAGATCATCGAGGAAGATTCGTATGTACTCTCTGCAAACTAGTATTTGATTTGTTACCACAGTTAGAAAAGCATTGGTTTAAGCATGCATGTAAAAGAGAAAGAACTTATCAATGTAAGGAATGTAGTGGATTATACGAAAGCAGAGAGACCCTAAATAATCATAAATGCATGAAGTGTCCTGTTTGTGGTAAAGTTTATGATAGTTTGCATAGATTAAAAGCACATACAATGTGGACAAAGCATAACTTAAAGTGTCCAATTTGTTCTTACGAATTTATTCTCGCTATGGACCATGAAAAACATTTAGCATTGCATAGACAAACATATAGTTCTATGAAAGATTACGAGTACTGCTTACAGGCAACAGATGGCAAGACATTCCAGTGCAATCTTtgtgacaaaatattttatgccTTACCTTCTTTAATCTTGCATCTCCAGGAAGATCACGATATAGTAAATGTCAAGAAGGAAGTAAAAGATGATAGCAATGAAGAGCAAAAGGAAGAGTCAGTCAGAGATATGATACTGCGCGAATTAAGAAACGAGTCTGCAAATTATACTAGTGGAAATAATAATGTATCCTTAGCAAACAATAAAATCGGACTGCAGAACGCGCTATAA
- the LOC100648365 gene encoding tetra-peptide repeat homeobox protein 1 isoform X1, whose protein sequence is MYTYLQVSTCAYKLFLILCCGYALTAETNDTKQSKRGIPEAGGWVGIPSSHGYGHGQPWLGDPGWKGLKFPPFNLAHGGLHGGLSYGRVPAISLPIGGADLLKTFPVYITKHVVLERPVPVPQPVYIEKPYHVPVPIEKIIHKPVPVPIPIHEAVPVPVERPIAIPVKHPVAVPVQQPYPVPVKQAFPIPVPVPVPIPVHPAPIPLIGAGPVGSPAYDGRGYGGGHFYPVLHGHGLHSHPLPAQFVHGFGAGFGHAFGHEYGHGHGYDYPHAYAADFGHGHEHKKRSKN, encoded by the exons atgtatacgtACCTACAGGTGTCTACGTGTGCGTATAAA CTGTTCCTAATACTTTGCTGTGGCTACGCGCTAACTGCAGAAACAAACGATACGAAACAAAGTAAACGGGGGATACCAGAAGCTGGTGGATGGGTTGGAATACCAAGTTCTCATGGGTACGGCCATGGACAACCATGGTTAGGTGATCCAGGTTGGAAAGGGCTCAAATTTCCTCCCTTTAACTTAGCTCATGGAGG ATTGCATGGCGGATTATCATACGGTAGAGTACCTGCTATCTCTTTACCAATCGGGGGGGCCGATTTGTTGAAAACGTTTCCAGTATACATAACGAAACACGTGGTTCTGGAAAGACCAGTTCCCGTTCCACAGCCAGTTTACATCGAGAAACCGTATCACGTGCCAGTACCGATCGAAAAGATCATTCACAAACCGGTCCCGGTTCCCATTCCGATACACGAG GCAGTTCCGGTCCCGGTGGAACGCCCAATTGCAATACCGGTGAAGCACCCCGTGGCGGTGCCAGTACAACAACCGTATCCAGTACCGGTAAAGCAAGCGTTTCCAATACCGGTCCCGGTTCCAGTTCCGATTCCGGTCCATCCAGCTCCGATCCCGCTGATTGGCGCTGGTCCGGTTGGCTCACCGGCATACGACGGTAGAGGTTATGGCGGCGGTCACTTTTATCCCGTGTTGCATGGCCACGGTCTGCACAGCCATCCGTTGCCCGCGCAGTTCGTTCATGGTTTTGGCGCCGGTTTTGGACACGCTTTCGGCCACGAGTACGGTCACGGCCACGGTTACGACTATCCACATGCGTACGCTGCCGACTTCGGTCATGGACACGAACACAAAAAACGAAGCAAGAATTGA
- the LOC100649099 gene encoding anther-specific proline-rich protein APG isoform X2, which produces MVVLSLFLAVSAAIIVDKHEKTKPVASKRHDKRGLVNLEYGVPDHPYGHPEPAPVFEPSLPDVGGHLESVIAPVAPPPPLPVAHAAPAVPVPVPQPIPQPQPFPVAVPQPVPHPVPVAVPQPVPHPVPVAVPVTKHVAVPVPVDRAVPVPVDRPVPVPVAVPVPKPYPVHVEKIVHVDRPVPVPFDRPVHVPVDRPVAVPVPVPKPYPVPYEKVVHVDRPYPVHVAVPYHVPKPYPVPVAVHAHKTHGWFK; this is translated from the exons ATGGtg GTCTTGTCGTTGTTCCTGGCGGTCAGTGCAGCAATTATCGTTGATAAGCACGAGAAGACTAAGCCTGTCGCGTCGAAGAGACACGACAAGAGAGGACTCGTAAATTTGGAATATGGCGTGCCAGATCATCCGTACGGTCATCCTGAACCGGCGCCTGTCTTCGAGCCTTCTCTTCCGGACGTGGGTGGACACTTGGAGTCCGTGATCGCGCCTGTAGCACCTCCGCCACCGCTACCTGTAGCGCACGCAGCTC CCGCAGTTCCAGTACCGGTGCCTCAGCCGATTCCACAGCCGCAACCGTTTCCAGTCGCGGTGCCTCAGCCAGTGCCGCACCCGGTTCCAGTCGCGGTGCCTCAGCCAGTGCCGCATCCGGTTCCAGTCGCAGTTCCCGTGACGAAGCACGTGGCGGTGCCTGTACCGGTCGATCGAGCGGTTCCAGTTCCTGTGGATCGTCCGGTTCCCGTGCCAGTAGCTGTTCCCGTGCCAAAACCGTATCCGGTCCACGTGGAGAAGATCGTGCACGTCGATAGACCAGTACCAGTACCGTTCGATAGGCCGGTTCACGTGCCAGTGGATCGACCAGTGGCCGTCCCTGTTCCAGTACCCAAACCGTATCCGGTTCCGTACGAAAAGGTGGTCCACGTGGACAGGCCCTACCCTGTTCACGTAGCAGTGCCTTACCACGTTCCCAAACCTTATCCAGTACCTGTTGCCGTTCATGCTCACAAGACGCATGGATGGTTCAAGTAA
- the LOC100648365 gene encoding tetra-peptide repeat homeobox protein 1 isoform X2: MSMISLFLILCCGYALTAETNDTKQSKRGIPEAGGWVGIPSSHGYGHGQPWLGDPGWKGLKFPPFNLAHGGLHGGLSYGRVPAISLPIGGADLLKTFPVYITKHVVLERPVPVPQPVYIEKPYHVPVPIEKIIHKPVPVPIPIHEAVPVPVERPIAIPVKHPVAVPVQQPYPVPVKQAFPIPVPVPVPIPVHPAPIPLIGAGPVGSPAYDGRGYGGGHFYPVLHGHGLHSHPLPAQFVHGFGAGFGHAFGHEYGHGHGYDYPHAYAADFGHGHEHKKRSKN; this comes from the exons ATGTCTATGATCTCG CTGTTCCTAATACTTTGCTGTGGCTACGCGCTAACTGCAGAAACAAACGATACGAAACAAAGTAAACGGGGGATACCAGAAGCTGGTGGATGGGTTGGAATACCAAGTTCTCATGGGTACGGCCATGGACAACCATGGTTAGGTGATCCAGGTTGGAAAGGGCTCAAATTTCCTCCCTTTAACTTAGCTCATGGAGG ATTGCATGGCGGATTATCATACGGTAGAGTACCTGCTATCTCTTTACCAATCGGGGGGGCCGATTTGTTGAAAACGTTTCCAGTATACATAACGAAACACGTGGTTCTGGAAAGACCAGTTCCCGTTCCACAGCCAGTTTACATCGAGAAACCGTATCACGTGCCAGTACCGATCGAAAAGATCATTCACAAACCGGTCCCGGTTCCCATTCCGATACACGAG GCAGTTCCGGTCCCGGTGGAACGCCCAATTGCAATACCGGTGAAGCACCCCGTGGCGGTGCCAGTACAACAACCGTATCCAGTACCGGTAAAGCAAGCGTTTCCAATACCGGTCCCGGTTCCAGTTCCGATTCCGGTCCATCCAGCTCCGATCCCGCTGATTGGCGCTGGTCCGGTTGGCTCACCGGCATACGACGGTAGAGGTTATGGCGGCGGTCACTTTTATCCCGTGTTGCATGGCCACGGTCTGCACAGCCATCCGTTGCCCGCGCAGTTCGTTCATGGTTTTGGCGCCGGTTTTGGACACGCTTTCGGCCACGAGTACGGTCACGGCCACGGTTACGACTATCCACATGCGTACGCTGCCGACTTCGGTCATGGACACGAACACAAAAAACGAAGCAAGAATTGA